From the genome of Physeter macrocephalus isolate SW-GA unplaced genomic scaffold, ASM283717v5 random_31, whole genome shotgun sequence, one region includes:
- the LOC102994886 gene encoding translation initiation factor IF-2 isoform X12, whose translation MFSLSPGFPAAAYGPVAAAAVAAARGSVLNSYSAQPNFGAPASPAGSNPARPGGFPGANSPGPVADLYGPASQDSGVGNYISAASPQPGSGFGHGIAVSTFLPLPSCPSPVAPPGRVCQKSPEVGGQERAARPHPHHVSHPGLKLLRLGASWAPAGQARCAAVGEWRERGQVRFRSPLQHVQPMQP comes from the exons ATGTTTTCCCTGAGTCCAG gcTTCCCGGCAGCGGCTTATGGAccagtggcggcggcggcggtggcagCAGCACGAGGATCAG TCCTGAATAGCTACAGTGCTCAACCGAATTTTGGCGCGCCCGCTTCCCCGGCAGGCTCCAACCCGGCGCGGCCCGGAGGCTTCCCGGGGGCCAACAGCCCAGGACCTGTCGCCGATCTCTACGGCCCTGCCAGCCAGGACTCCGGAGTGGGGAATTACATAAGTGCGGCCAGCCCACAGCCGGGCTCAGGCTTCGGCCACGGCATAGCTGTAAGTAccttcctgcccctgccctcctgcccatCTCCTGTGGCCCCCCCGGGGCGGGTGTGCCAGAAAAGCCCAGAGGTGGGAGGCCAGGAGAGGGCAGCCCGTCCCCATCCGCATCACGTCAGCCATCCAGGGCTGAAGCTTCTTCGTTTAGGTGCTTCCTGGGCACCTGCGGGTCAGGCACGGTGTGCAGCCGTGGGAGAGTGGAGAGAGCGTGGGCAGGTCAGGTTCAGATCACCACTCCAGCACGTCCAGCCCATGCAACCTTGA
- the LOC102994886 gene encoding uncharacterized protein isoform X10, whose protein sequence is MFSLSPALLPYLNASFPAAAYGPVAAAAVAAARGSVLNSYSAQPNFGAPASPAGSNPARPGGFPGANSPGPVADLYGPASQDSGVGNYISAASPQPGSGFGHGIAVSTFLPLPSCPSPVAPPGRVCQKSPEVGGQERAARPHPHHVSHPGLKLLRLGASWAPAGQARCAAVGEWRERGQVRFRSPLQHVQPMQP, encoded by the exons ATGTTTTCCCTGAGTCCAG CCCTATTACCATATTTAAATGCAA gcTTCCCGGCAGCGGCTTATGGAccagtggcggcggcggcggtggcagCAGCACGAGGATCAG TCCTGAATAGCTACAGTGCTCAACCGAATTTTGGCGCGCCCGCTTCCCCGGCAGGCTCCAACCCGGCGCGGCCCGGAGGCTTCCCGGGGGCCAACAGCCCAGGACCTGTCGCCGATCTCTACGGCCCTGCCAGCCAGGACTCCGGAGTGGGGAATTACATAAGTGCGGCCAGCCCACAGCCGGGCTCAGGCTTCGGCCACGGCATAGCTGTAAGTAccttcctgcccctgccctcctgcccatCTCCTGTGGCCCCCCCGGGGCGGGTGTGCCAGAAAAGCCCAGAGGTGGGAGGCCAGGAGAGGGCAGCCCGTCCCCATCCGCATCACGTCAGCCATCCAGGGCTGAAGCTTCTTCGTTTAGGTGCTTCCTGGGCACCTGCGGGTCAGGCACGGTGTGCAGCCGTGGGAGAGTGGAGAGAGCGTGGGCAGGTCAGGTTCAGATCACCACTCCAGCACGTCCAGCCCATGCAACCTTGA